A stretch of Brevundimonas naejangsanensis DNA encodes these proteins:
- a CDS encoding DHA2 family efflux MFS transporter permease subunit: MTEAAAPTTPTAAEGAPPAPPEINWAVLLLGFAGMVIGQFMAILDIQIVAASLPQIQAGIGASADEISWIQTAYLIPEVVMIPLSGYLSRLWGTQKVFLASCLGFLVMSVLVGLSSSIEMMIFFRALQGFVGGAMIPTVFAVAFTAFPPERRVTASVIMGLIVTLAPTVGPTLGGHLTEWLSWRWLFFINVFPGVVVLFLVGRYAHFDKGDPRLAKGFDWWGLGLMAAFLMSLQFVLEEGAKEDWFADDKILLLGVVAAVCGPAFVWRSLRYRNPIVELRAFGNRNFVVGVLMTFIVGAALFGGTFLLPLFLGRVREYSAAEVGTTMVVSGLAMFATGPLAGRLVRKVDARILMFVGFMLAAWGMWDAHAVTDQWGFWEFAGIQAMRGVGVMIAMIASQQVTMATLPPHMVKNASGLVNLARNVGGAFGLAILNTSLTQNTALHMVELTSAIDQTNAGVKGMIAGLAERFSGSIDPHAAAMKAIYGLLQRQATTLAFGDAFALLAVGCACAAFLTLLSQPVKPAASAASEVH; encoded by the coding sequence ACTGGGCCGTCCTGCTGCTCGGCTTCGCCGGCATGGTGATCGGCCAGTTCATGGCCATCCTCGACATCCAGATCGTCGCCGCCTCCCTGCCGCAGATCCAGGCCGGGATCGGCGCCTCGGCCGACGAGATCAGCTGGATCCAGACCGCCTATCTGATCCCCGAGGTCGTGATGATCCCCCTGTCGGGATACCTGTCGCGGCTGTGGGGCACGCAGAAGGTCTTCCTGGCCTCCTGCCTCGGCTTCCTGGTGATGAGCGTCCTGGTCGGCCTGTCGTCGTCGATCGAGATGATGATCTTCTTCCGCGCCCTGCAGGGCTTCGTCGGCGGGGCCATGATCCCGACGGTCTTCGCCGTCGCCTTCACCGCCTTCCCGCCCGAGCGGCGGGTGACGGCCAGCGTCATCATGGGGCTGATCGTGACCCTGGCCCCGACGGTCGGCCCGACCCTGGGCGGCCACCTGACGGAATGGCTCAGCTGGCGCTGGCTGTTCTTCATCAACGTGTTTCCGGGCGTCGTCGTCCTGTTCCTGGTCGGGCGCTACGCCCATTTCGACAAGGGCGACCCGCGCCTGGCCAAGGGGTTCGACTGGTGGGGCCTGGGCCTGATGGCCGCCTTCCTGATGAGCCTGCAGTTCGTCCTCGAGGAAGGGGCCAAGGAGGACTGGTTCGCCGACGACAAGATCCTGCTGCTCGGCGTCGTCGCCGCCGTCTGCGGCCCGGCCTTCGTCTGGCGCTCGCTGCGCTACCGCAATCCGATCGTCGAGCTGCGCGCCTTCGGCAACCGCAACTTCGTGGTCGGGGTGCTGATGACCTTCATCGTCGGAGCGGCCCTGTTCGGCGGCACCTTCCTGCTCCCGCTGTTCCTGGGCCGGGTGCGCGAGTATTCGGCGGCCGAGGTCGGCACCACCATGGTGGTCTCGGGGCTCGCCATGTTCGCCACCGGCCCTCTCGCCGGGCGGCTGGTGCGCAAGGTCGACGCCCGCATCCTCATGTTCGTCGGCTTCATGCTGGCGGCCTGGGGCATGTGGGACGCCCACGCCGTGACCGACCAGTGGGGCTTCTGGGAGTTCGCCGGCATCCAGGCCATGCGCGGGGTCGGCGTCATGATCGCCATGATCGCCTCGCAGCAGGTGACCATGGCCACCCTGCCGCCGCACATGGTCAAGAACGCCTCGGGCCTGGTGAACCTGGCGCGCAACGTCGGCGGCGCCTTCGGCCTGGCCATCCTCAACACCTCCCTGACCCAGAACACCGCCCTGCACATGGTCGAGCTGACCAGCGCCATCGACCAGACCAACGCCGGGGTGAAAGGGATGATCGCCGGCCTGGCCGAACGCTTCTCGGGCTCGATCGACCCGCACGCCGCGGCGATGAAGGCGATCTACGGCCTGCTGCAGCGTCAGGCCACGACCCTGGCCTTCGGCGACGCCTTCGCCCTGCTGGCGGTCGGCTGCGCCTGCGCCGCCTTCCTGACCCTGCTGTCGCAGCCGGTGAAGCCCGCCGCCTCGGCCGCCTCGGAGGTCCACTGA